CGGTGAAGGATAGAGCATATCCGCCTTCTGACCAAGAAGCTCCTTTTCTGTGTAACCTGTCACATCACAAATATATTCATTTACCTGAACAATGACCCGATCCTCAACCATGCCAATTCCCGCTGGGGCAATGCGCATAATGGTTTCCAAAAGGGCCCGACTTAAGCCGTGATCACGGTCAAACACCCCAAACCACCGATGGTAGATACGATCATATTCACCGCTTTGCTGTATCCGGCGAAACCCCTCATTGATACGAGCTAAAAGCGAGTCATTACCCCATGCAACGGCCATGGCGTACTCTTTTTGTAAAATCGGCTCTCCCACAGGGCGAAGAGAGGTAAGATTTTCTTCCGCAATAAAACGATTCGCCTGCAGAGACGCAACAATGGCCGCATCCCCCCTGCCCCGCAGCAAGATCACGAAGCACATCACCCATATCCTGTCGGAGAATAACCGTGTCGGCCATACTTTTTTCTTCCACAACATCATGAACCACATCTCCTTCTTGAATAAGAATGGCCCGACCGGCAAGATCATCAATACCCGTAATGGGGGAACCAGAGCGAATATATACGGCATGGGAGATGCTAATTGTGGGGGGAGAAAAATGAACATCCTCAGCCCGGGCTGGAGTGATAAACATGCCGAGCAACAGATCTATCTCACCCTCTTCTATTTCACGACGCACCGTGCTCCACGGACCCAGGGAAATATTTACATCAAGATCGATCTCCTCGGCAATTGCCGTAATAAGATCAACCGTAAAGCCATCGGGATTCCCCATTCTATTAATATATTCAAAGGGGGGATAGGCATGATCCCCCCGGGCAATAATGGTCTGCTCTGTTTCATGGGAATTTCCAAGAATGGAGGCACAAAGTACCAGAGCAATACAGAGAGTACAAAGCAATAGCGGTATTTCTCTTCGTGTTGCTTGGTGAGAATGGCTCCCCCATCGCCAAAACCAGTGCATAAAGCCCCCCTTTACTCAGCCCGTACAGAGCTATATCATAGTATATCATACGGTGCAGAAAGTGCAATTATATTATTGCCTTGAGGGAAAGCCCCAAAAGCTGGGCACTCTTTTTCTCAAAGCCGTACTATTTCACGTGATACCAGATACAGTGGCGTGAATGCAGGGTGAGAGAAAAATGGAGAGATTGATCGGCAGAGACCCTTGTAATCACCCCCTTCCGCAAACTATCTTAGAACAAAGACAGGGTAAACAGGATATATAACACAAGGCAGGTGGCATGAAGACAGTAAACATGGGACAATCGGGACTTCTTGGATCTAACATCATTATGGGATGTATGCGCATAGACTCCTTAAATACGAAGGAACTGGAGCAGCTCGTATATACAGCCCTTGATGCAGGAATCAATCTCTTTGACCATGCCGATATCTACGGTGGCGGCGTTTGTGAAGAACTATTCGGATCCTTTCTTCGTGCCAACCCACACCTGCGAAAGGACCTTCTGCTCCAAAGCAAATGTGGTATCCGCGATGGCTATTACGATCTCTCAAAGGAGCATATTGTTCGTTCCGTAAATGAGAGCCTTCAACGGCTCAACACGGACTATCTCGATCTCTTCATACTGCACCGTCCCGACACGCTCATGGAACCGCAGGAAGTGGCCGAAGCCCTTGATACGGTAATTACGGCTGGCAAGGTGACCCATGTCGGGGTCAGCAATATGAACAGTGCCCAGATAGAGCTCTTATTAAAATACATGAAACATCCACTCATTGTAAATCAGCTTCAGCTAAGCCCTACCAACGCAGGCATTTTTACCACGGGTATTCAGGCAAACACTGCCTTTGACGGGGCCCCCGATCGCCACGGCCATATTCTTGAATACAGTAGACTCACTGAAATGACCATTCAGGCATGGTCTCCCCTGCAGTTTGGTTTTTTTGACGGGGTGTATATCGATAATCCCGATTTTGCTGAGCTCAACACTGTCTTGGTTCGTCTCGCTGAAGAGAATAGGGTAACCACCTCGGCTATTGCCCTTGCGTGGATACTTTCCCATCCGGCACAGATGCAAGCGGTAGTTGGTACTACGAGGGTAGATCGACTTAGAGAGCTCTGTGCTGCCTCTTCACTCTCTCTTTCACGGCAGGAATGGTATGAAATATACCGCGCAGCGGGGCATCCACTGCCATAACCCCCGTTACACGGGGCATACTCCCAATTACGAACGGCTCCTGTCACCAAACAGGGGCCGCTGTTTATTGTATGGCAGGGAACCAGAAACCTCCCCTTGCCCTTGGTATTTGTAAAAAGAACTTATTCTCTTATTTCTGAGGACATGGCCGTAATAATTTTTTCTTCAAGTTCCTTGGCGCCATAGGGCTTAGAAAGAAATTCGTTTGCTCCTAAGGATATGGTTTGTACTACGCGGTCATCACGGGAATACCCCGAGGTCAAAACAACCGGAATAGATATCCCACGAGCATGAATTTCTTCATATACTTCCTGGCCGGTCATCTCAGGCATCACCATATCAAGAAGGATACAATCAACATGATCCTGTTTTTCCTCTAAATACGCAAGCGCCTCCGGACCACTATAAAAGGATGTTACGGTAAATCCACTATACATAAGTATTTTTCTTCCTAAGCGAACCACGAGGGGATCATCATCAATAATCAGGACATGCCCCGTTCCCTGGGGAATACTTGGGGTATTGTTTGATACGAAAGCCCCTTCTTCCCGCTCTGTTTCACCACACTCCGTAAAATAGAGTGACACCGTAGTGCCCACACCGGGCTGCGAAGTTACATCAACCCATCCTTCATTATGTTGTACAATATTTAATACCATAGAAAGACCAAGACCTGTACCGGCTCCGTTCTTTTTGGTTGTGTAAAATGGATCAAAAATACGGGAAATATGTTCCGGCTTAATACCAACCCCCTTATCTGTGATATGTATGCAACAGTATACCCCCGGAGGAATCTCTCCGGATAGTACAGAATGGGATACAGAGAACGTACGCCCTTCTATGACAACCGTCACTTCTCCTCCCTGCTGCTCATGGGGAGCCCGCATAATTGTCATGGCATGCCCAGCATTGATACAGAGATTCAACAATACCTGTTCAAGCTGAGATGGATCGACAAAAATATGTGGAACAGTATCATCACTCTCAATACGGCATGAAACAACCTTACCAATACCCGTATTATACAATCGCTTAACCCTCTTCATAAGGAGCAACGGGGCGACCCGTTTTTTAGAAGAATCCTGTTTCTGTGAGAGAGTCAGGAGCTGACGAATGAGATCCTCTGCCCGGGAAGAAGCCTCCTCCATAATGGTTATATTTTCTTCTTGCTCTTGTAAGCTTCCTCCTTCAGCCATGTTAAGACGCAGCAAGGAAAGGGTACCCACAATACCATTCAAGGCATTATTGAAATCATGAGCCAATCCTCCTGCAAGAGTTCCCACGGTCTCCATCTTCTGCATTTGCATTAATTGCGCATCCTTTTGTGTAACCGCTGTTACATCGGTAATAAACAGAGCCACATCACCTTCAGAATGTTCATGCAGGGGAAAGAGCGTCACATCGGCATAGGCAATGGAGCCAAGCTGTAATTCATATCTTCGTAATTTTCGGGGATGGAATTTTTCACGAAGCCTTTTCAGCTCCTGCGTAAGAAATGAAAAAGCCGGCACGAGCGTATCAAGGGGAGCTTCTTCCGGGGTCTCTGTAGGAATATACCTTGCAGCGGCACTATTCCATAGAAGGGTGCGGTTTTGTCGATCAAGCACAAAAACAAGGGTGGGCATGGCATCAACAAGATCATGCAAAAGATGATAGGTTTTCTCTATCTGTACCTCTCCATACTGAATACGTTCCAACATGGTATTTATGCTCTCTGCCAAGATTTCTACCTCACGACAACTATCCACAACTGGTGATATTCTACTATGAAGCCGGTCTCGATTGGTCCGTCGCGCCATATTCGCAATTCGCATAAGGGGTGCTGAAATGCGATACTCCATTCGTTTTCCCCAATACAGTATCAACACAAACAGAGGTATGGCGATGGCAAAAAGAAACATGGTCAGTTGGCGCAAACTGGCTTGCAACTCTTCCGTGGAGACACGCAAGGATAAGACGCCCAGGGTAAGTCCATCATCCTTAACAGCCACGGCTGCATAGAGGGCATTCTTATGAAACAGAGGCTCAAACACTGTATCAGAGGGAAAAGAATTGGCATGATTACTTCTTTGATACTGTGCAAATACTTCGCCCGTGTGATCACGCAAAACAGCGTGGGTTACGGTGGGAATTTTTTCAAACCGTGATAACACCCGCTGTGCTGCGGGACGATCAAGAAACAACAAGGGAGCCACACAATGATCTGCAGAAAAAGAGATAGTACTGGCAACATAGGATTCCATCTGTGAACGAAAACTCTCCCTGAAATGAAGAAAGAATGCCGTGGATAATACCACCATAACAACACTTATAGAGAGAATGAGCAGTCCTGAAATATGCTGTCTGATTGATGCACCCTGTTTCACTTATCCTCCTCGGAGAACCTGATAATCTCAGCCATGGAAAGCAGAAAGGAACTAACCTGAAAGCCGAGAGCATTCATATGCTGCTGATTTATAATAAAACGAAGGCGTTTTTCCTCAACAAAAAAAGATATCATGGCCCCTTTTTTAGAAAAGCTCGGCTGATCTCCGATAAGAAGAAGCGGTGCACCTTCTTTTCCGGAACACCCCGTATATGTGTCCAGATATTTTGCATCAATCACAAAGAGAATTTGCCCACAAAAATACTCCGTTGTATCTGTCACATGACGTACTTGGGCAGTTTTGTTTTGAATACGGGGCTGACGAGAGAAAAAATCATACACCTCCCTATAAACATCGTAATCTCCGGCAACACCAATATGAAAAGTACTATCCTGAGACATTTTGGGCCATATAATATACCGGGTAAATCGCTCGATAAAAGCACTCTTCAAATGATACTCAGAAATATCTCTTTCAGCCCACACAAAAGAAACAAGACAAAGAAAAAGAACGATCCCCTTCTGAACCATCGCCCCTCGTAGCCTCCATACACCTAATCTATTCATAAGGTAAGGCTCATTCCTGCATACCATCTACGTCCCTGCACAGGAACAGTATATTCCTGTACTCCCTGTGAACCGGAGATGAGCGGCGTCGTATCATCAAAGATGTTTTTTCCCTGCAACTCAACAGAAAGATGTCTGCTCACCGCCCCAGAGAGAAAGAAAGAGGTCTCCCCCCGTCCTAAGCCCGTACTCCTGTCACCCATAACATATCCGGCAGTGTAGGAATTCAGTACTGATACGGTGAGTGGAACGGGGAGTAAAAAGCGATGACGCCCACCAAGGGAAAATTTATGCGTTGGCATTCCAACAATGCGTTTTCCTGCTGCATCTTCCGATCGAGCCCAGGCATAA
The Chitinivibrio alkaliphilus ACht1 DNA segment above includes these coding regions:
- a CDS encoding response regulator encodes the protein MKQGASIRQHISGLLILSISVVMVVLSTAFFLHFRESFRSQMESYVASTISFSADHCVAPLLFLDRPAAQRVLSRFEKIPTVTHAVLRDHTGEVFAQYQRSNHANSFPSDTVFEPLFHKNALYAAVAVKDDGLTLGVLSLRVSTEELQASLRQLTMFLFAIAIPLFVLILYWGKRMEYRISAPLMRIANMARRTNRDRLHSRISPVVDSCREVEILAESINTMLERIQYGEVQIEKTYHLLHDLVDAMPTLVFVLDRQNRTLLWNSAAARYIPTETPEEAPLDTLVPAFSFLTQELKRLREKFHPRKLRRYELQLGSIAYADVTLFPLHEHSEGDVALFITDVTAVTQKDAQLMQMQKMETVGTLAGGLAHDFNNALNGIVGTLSLLRLNMAEGGSLQEQEENITIMEEASSRAEDLIRQLLTLSQKQDSSKKRVAPLLLMKRVKRLYNTGIGKVVSCRIESDDTVPHIFVDPSQLEQVLLNLCINAGHAMTIMRAPHEQQGGEVTVVIEGRTFSVSHSVLSGEIPPGVYCCIHITDKGVGIKPEHISRIFDPFYTTKKNGAGTGLGLSMVLNIVQHNEGWVDVTSQPGVGTTVSLYFTECGETEREEGAFVSNNTPSIPQGTGHVLIIDDDPLVVRLGRKILMYSGFTVTSFYSGPEALAYLEEKQDHVDCILLDMVMPEMTGQEVYEEIHARGISIPVVLTSGYSRDDRVVQTISLGANEFLSKPYGAKELEEKIITAMSSEIRE
- a CDS encoding aldo/keto reductase; the protein is MKTVNMGQSGLLGSNIIMGCMRIDSLNTKELEQLVYTALDAGINLFDHADIYGGGVCEELFGSFLRANPHLRKDLLLQSKCGIRDGYYDLSKEHIVRSVNESLQRLNTDYLDLFILHRPDTLMEPQEVAEALDTVITAGKVTHVGVSNMNSAQIELLLKYMKHPLIVNQLQLSPTNAGIFTTGIQANTAFDGAPDRHGHILEYSRLTEMTIQAWSPLQFGFFDGVYIDNPDFAELNTVLVRLAEENRVTTSAIALAWILSHPAQMQAVVGTTRVDRLRELCAASSLSLSRQEWYEIYRAAGHPLP
- a CDS encoding transporter substrate-binding domain-containing protein, yielding MHWFWRWGSHSHQATRREIPLLLCTLCIALVLCASILGNSHETEQTIIARGDHAYPPFEYINRMGNPDGFTVDLITAIAEEIDLDVNISLGPWSTVRREIEEGEIDLLLGMFITPARAEDVHFSPPTISISHAVYIRSGSPITGIDDLAGRAILIQEGDVVHDVVEEKSMADTVILRQDMGDVLRDLAAGQGGCGHCCVSAGESFYCGRKSYLSSPCGRADFTKRVRHGRCMG
- a CDS encoding YfiR family protein, producing MVQKGIVLFLCLVSFVWAERDISEYHLKSAFIERFTRYIIWPKMSQDSTFHIGVAGDYDVYREVYDFFSRQPRIQNKTAQVRHVTDTTEYFCGQILFVIDAKYLDTYTGCSGKEGAPLLLIGDQPSFSKKGAMISFFVEEKRLRFIINQQHMNALGFQVSSFLLSMAEIIRFSEEDK